From a region of the Vallicoccus soli genome:
- the rimO gene encoding 30S ribosomal protein S12 methylthiotransferase RimO, translated as MPASSPPAPQRRSVALVTLGCARNEVDSEELAGRLDADGWDLADDAEDADVVVVNTCGFIDAAKKDSVDTLLEAADLKGAARPQAVVAVGCMAERYGDQLATALPEADAVLSFDDYADISARLRGILAGERPAAHVPSDRRRLLPLTPVQRQASRVAVPGHGADPLPEGVAPASGPRVLRRRLGGGPVAPLKLASGCDRRCSFCAIPAFRGAFVSRPPQDVLAEAAWLAGQGVRELVLVSENSTSYGKDLGDLALLEALLPQLTALDGVERVRVSYLQPAEVRPGLVDVLTGTPGVAQYADLSFQHSAPAVLRRMRRFGDTDRFLELLARFRERSPRIGARSNVIVGFPGETGADLDELERFLVGARLDVVGVFGYSAEEGTEAAGLDGALPEHEVRARVERVTALVDELTAQRAEERVGERVEVLVEEVHADGTLEGRAEHQGPEVDGTTVLAPVPGARVGDLVPAVVTGSSGVDLQARAVAGAGAPAGASAGAAGGRPSRG; from the coding sequence GTGCCCGCGTCCTCCCCGCCCGCCCCGCAGCGCCGCTCCGTCGCCCTCGTCACCCTCGGGTGCGCCCGCAACGAGGTGGACTCGGAGGAGCTCGCGGGACGCCTCGACGCCGACGGCTGGGACCTCGCCGACGACGCCGAGGACGCGGACGTCGTCGTCGTGAACACCTGCGGCTTCATCGACGCGGCGAAGAAGGACTCGGTCGACACGCTGCTCGAGGCCGCCGACCTCAAGGGCGCGGCGCGCCCGCAGGCCGTCGTGGCCGTCGGGTGCATGGCGGAGCGGTACGGCGACCAGCTCGCCACCGCCCTGCCCGAGGCCGACGCCGTGCTCTCGTTCGACGACTACGCGGACATCTCCGCGCGCCTGCGCGGGATCCTCGCCGGGGAGCGGCCGGCCGCGCACGTGCCCTCCGACCGGCGCCGGCTGCTGCCGCTGACGCCGGTGCAGCGCCAGGCCTCGCGGGTCGCCGTGCCCGGGCACGGGGCGGACCCGCTGCCCGAGGGCGTGGCACCGGCGTCCGGGCCGCGCGTGCTGCGCCGCCGCCTCGGCGGGGGCCCGGTCGCCCCGCTGAAGCTGGCCTCCGGCTGCGACCGGCGCTGCTCGTTCTGCGCGATCCCGGCCTTCCGCGGCGCCTTCGTGTCGCGCCCGCCGCAGGACGTGCTGGCCGAGGCGGCCTGGCTCGCCGGGCAGGGCGTGCGCGAGCTCGTGCTGGTGAGCGAGAACTCGACCTCGTACGGCAAGGACCTCGGCGACCTCGCGCTGCTCGAGGCGCTGCTGCCGCAGCTCACGGCGCTCGACGGCGTCGAGAGGGTGCGGGTGTCGTACCTGCAGCCGGCGGAGGTGCGCCCCGGGCTCGTCGACGTGCTGACCGGCACGCCGGGGGTGGCCCAGTACGCCGACCTGTCGTTCCAGCACTCCGCCCCGGCCGTCCTGCGCCGGATGCGCCGCTTCGGCGACACCGACCGCTTCCTCGAGCTGCTGGCGCGGTTCCGGGAGCGGTCGCCGCGCATCGGCGCGCGCAGCAACGTCATCGTCGGCTTCCCCGGCGAGACCGGGGCCGACCTGGACGAGCTCGAGCGCTTCCTCGTCGGGGCGCGGCTCGACGTCGTCGGCGTGTTCGGGTACTCCGCGGAGGAGGGCACCGAGGCGGCGGGCCTCGACGGGGCGCTGCCCGAGCACGAGGTGCGCGCCCGCGTCGAGCGCGTCACCGCCCTCGTCGACGAGCTGACGGCGCAGCGCGCCGAGGAGCGGGTCGGGGAGCGGGTCGAGGTCCTCGTCGAGGAGGTGCACGCGGACGGGACCCTCGAGGGCCGCGCCGAGCACCAGGGCCCGGAGGTCGACGGCACGACCGTCCTCGCGCCGGTCCCGGGTGCGCGGGTGGGCGACCTCGTGCCGGCCGTCGTCACGGGATCGTCGGGGGTCGACCTGCAGGCGCGGGCCGTGGCGGGGGCGGGTGCGCCGGCGGGCGCGTCCGCGGGCGCCGCGGGCGGGCGCCCGAGCCGGGGATGA
- a CDS encoding Hsp20/alpha crystallin family protein, with product MTVTSPSPGGLYAVDALLRSSTAAQGADPALTAARSGDDVVLRFALPGVDPDRDVQVRVLPGLVPRLLVEGERRYRHVERTGDCVHHEVRHGAFRRTFTLPAGLGPECVTTTYGALDGVLTVRLRGAARAARGAAG from the coding sequence ATGACCGTGACGAGCCCCTCCCCCGGCGGCCTGTACGCCGTCGACGCGCTCCTGCGCTCCAGCACCGCGGCGCAGGGCGCCGACCCCGCCCTCACCGCGGCGCGCAGCGGCGACGACGTCGTGCTGCGCTTCGCCCTGCCGGGCGTCGACCCCGACCGCGACGTCCAGGTGCGCGTGCTGCCCGGCCTGGTCCCCCGCCTCCTGGTCGAGGGCGAGCGGCGCTACCGGCACGTCGAGCGCACCGGCGACTGCGTGCACCACGAGGTGCGCCACGGCGCGTTCCGCCGCACGTTCACGCTGCCGGCCGGCCTGGGCCCGGAGTGCGTGACGACGACGTACGGCGCGCTCGACGGCGTGCTCACCGTCCGGCTGCGCGGGGCGGCGCGCGCCGCGCGGGGCGCCGCTGGCTAG
- a CDS encoding ribonuclease J, with product MSHPHAELGPPPPLPDGGLRVVALGGLGEVGRNMTVFEHDGRLLVVDCGVLFPEDAQPGVDLILPDFDYLRDRLDDIDAIVLTHGHEDHIGGVPYLLRLKPDIPLVGSKLTLAFIEAKLAEHRITPYTLEVREGQSERLGPFDCEFIAVNHSIPDALAVVIRSRAGVVLHTGDFKMDQLPLDGRITDLRAFARLGDEGVDLFLVDSTNAEVPGFTVPERDIAPAIDRVFQTAERRVIVASFASHVHRIQQVLDAAAEHRRKVAFVGRSMVRNMGLARELGYLHVPEGLVVDVKQLDDLRDDQVVLVCTGSQGEPMAALSRMANRDHQIRVGPGDTVLMASSLIPGNENAVYRVINGLMRWGAKVVHKGNAMVHVSGHASAGELLYCYNILRPSNVMPVHGEWRHLRANADLAVATGVPQDQVVLAEDGTVVDLVDGRARIVGAVPCGYVYVDGTTVGDVDESSLKDRRILRDEGFISVVVVVDSVTGKVTGGPEIHARGFGADDSVFDQVRPLVEAALDRAQTEGVADAHQLRQVVRRTVGRWVSDRFRRRPMIIPMVVEV from the coding sequence GTGAGCCACCCGCACGCCGAGCTCGGCCCGCCCCCGCCCCTGCCCGACGGGGGGCTGCGCGTCGTCGCGCTCGGCGGCCTCGGCGAGGTCGGGCGCAACATGACGGTCTTCGAGCACGACGGCCGGCTGCTCGTCGTCGACTGCGGGGTGCTCTTCCCCGAGGACGCCCAGCCCGGCGTCGACCTGATCCTCCCGGACTTCGACTACCTGCGGGACCGGCTCGACGACATCGACGCCATCGTGCTCACCCACGGGCACGAGGACCACATCGGCGGCGTGCCGTACCTCCTGCGGCTCAAGCCCGACATCCCGCTCGTCGGCTCGAAGCTCACCCTCGCCTTCATCGAGGCCAAGCTCGCCGAGCACCGGATCACGCCCTACACGCTCGAGGTGCGCGAGGGGCAGTCCGAGCGGCTGGGCCCCTTCGACTGCGAGTTCATCGCGGTGAACCACTCGATCCCCGACGCGCTGGCGGTCGTCATCCGCAGCCGCGCGGGGGTCGTGCTGCACACCGGCGACTTCAAGATGGACCAGCTCCCGCTCGACGGGCGGATCACCGACCTGCGCGCCTTCGCCCGGCTCGGCGACGAGGGCGTCGACCTGTTCCTCGTCGACTCGACGAACGCCGAGGTCCCCGGCTTCACCGTGCCCGAGCGCGACATCGCCCCGGCGATCGACCGGGTCTTCCAGACCGCCGAGCGCCGGGTCATCGTGGCCAGCTTCGCCAGCCACGTGCACCGCATCCAGCAGGTGCTCGACGCCGCCGCCGAGCACCGGCGCAAGGTCGCCTTCGTCGGGCGCTCGATGGTCCGCAACATGGGCCTGGCCCGCGAGCTGGGCTACCTGCACGTGCCCGAGGGCCTCGTCGTCGACGTCAAGCAGCTGGACGACCTGCGCGACGACCAGGTCGTGCTCGTCTGCACGGGCTCGCAGGGCGAGCCCATGGCCGCCCTGAGCCGGATGGCCAACCGCGACCACCAGATCCGGGTCGGCCCCGGTGACACGGTGCTCATGGCCTCCTCGCTCATCCCGGGCAACGAGAACGCGGTCTACCGGGTCATCAACGGCCTCATGCGCTGGGGCGCCAAGGTCGTGCACAAGGGCAACGCGATGGTCCACGTCTCGGGCCACGCCAGCGCCGGCGAGCTGCTCTACTGCTACAACATCCTGCGCCCGAGCAACGTCATGCCGGTGCACGGCGAGTGGCGGCACCTGCGGGCCAACGCCGACCTCGCGGTGGCCACCGGCGTGCCGCAGGACCAGGTCGTGCTCGCCGAGGACGGCACGGTGGTCGACCTCGTCGACGGGCGCGCGCGGATCGTCGGGGCGGTGCCGTGCGGCTACGTCTACGTGGACGGCACGACCGTGGGCGACGTCGACGAGAGCTCGCTGAAGGACCGGCGCATCCTGCGCGACGAGGGCTTCATCTCGGTCGTCGTCGTCGTCGACTCGGTGACCGGCAAGGTGACCGGCGGGCCGGAGATCCACGCGCGGGGCTTCGGGGCCGACGACTCGGTCTTCGACCAGGTGCGCCCGCTCGTCGAGGCCGCGCTCGACCGGGCCCAGACGGAGGGCGTCGCCGACGCCCACCAGCTGCGCCAGGTGGTGCGCCGCACCGTCGGGCGCTGGGTCAGCGACCGGTTCCGCCGCCGCCCGATGATCATCCCGATGGTCGTCGAGGTCTGA
- a CDS encoding DNA translocase FtsK: protein MATRTPTTSRSGGSTRRAPSAKGGGATRATPRSGGATRAGSRGAAGSGRGGARRAPVRSGPGPLVRALAALGRGLAAVWTGFAHLVGGTVRRVGHGARDLDPALRRDGIGLASLGLALVVAAVSWWGLTGRAADVVDAVVTGTFGQVGLAVPLLLLALGVRLLRHPERTHDTSRTSIGLAAVLVAVCGLVHVAHGVPAPPDPEGLRAAGGMVGFLASSPLVAAVTPYVAVPLLALLLLFGLLVTTATPLYAVPERARWLRDLLLHRAGPDDGHDGHGDGHAAGAGEHEPPRHAARRRRGAAGTGDGDPDRPFDTPVLEEPDGRRRRRRPAEEAPEGTAAGASGPAAPPSAGAPGAPAVPGARTGSGATALQPGQPAGQPAGPPAQPVGHEAGEGVSLDPAPADPSPLPQRVEQLLLSGDVTYTLPPADTLRQGSPHKARSAASDGVVEALTTVLEQFDIDAQVTGYTRGPTVTRYEVELGPAVKVERVTALSKNISYAVASADVRILSPIPGKSAIGIEIPNTDKEVVSLGDVLRSRVARNDHHPMVVGLGKDVEGGFICANLAKMPHLLVAGATGSGKSSFVNSMITSILLRATPDEVRMVLVDPKRVELTAYEGVPHLITPIITNPKKAAEALQWVVREMDMRYDDLAAFGFRHIDDFNKAVRAGTTTALPGSERVLRPYPYLLVVVDELADLMMVAPRDVEDSIVRITQLARAAGIHLVLATQRPSVDVVTGLIKANVPSRLAFATSSLSDSRVILDQPGAEKLVGQGDGLFLPMGASKPMRMQGAWVTEAEVAEVVKHCKEQLQPTYREDVTAPAGPAKEVDEEVGDDMDLLLQAIELVVSTQFGSTSMLQRKLRVGFAKAGRLMDLMESRGVVGPSEGSKAREVLVTPEELPGLLIDVRGG from the coding sequence ATGGCCACCCGCACGCCCACGACCTCCCGCTCGGGCGGCTCCACCCGGCGCGCGCCCTCGGCCAAGGGGGGCGGCGCCACCCGCGCGACGCCGCGCAGCGGCGGGGCGACCCGTGCCGGGTCGCGGGGCGCCGCCGGCTCCGGGCGCGGCGGGGCGCGCAGGGCGCCGGTCCGCAGCGGGCCGGGGCCGCTCGTCCGGGCGCTGGCGGCGCTGGGCCGCGGCCTGGCGGCGGTGTGGACCGGCTTCGCGCACCTCGTCGGCGGGACGGTCCGCCGCGTGGGCCACGGCGCCCGCGACCTCGACCCCGCGCTGCGCCGCGACGGCATCGGCCTGGCCAGCCTCGGGCTGGCCCTCGTCGTGGCCGCCGTGAGCTGGTGGGGGCTCACCGGGCGCGCCGCCGACGTCGTCGACGCGGTGGTCACCGGCACCTTCGGCCAGGTCGGGCTCGCCGTGCCGCTGCTGCTGCTCGCCCTCGGGGTGCGCCTGCTGCGCCACCCCGAGCGCACCCACGACACGAGCCGGACGAGCATCGGCCTGGCAGCCGTCCTCGTCGCGGTCTGCGGGCTGGTGCACGTCGCGCACGGCGTGCCGGCCCCGCCCGACCCCGAGGGCCTGCGCGCCGCCGGCGGCATGGTCGGCTTCCTCGCGTCCAGCCCGCTCGTCGCGGCCGTGACGCCGTACGTCGCGGTGCCCCTGCTGGCCCTCCTGCTGCTCTTCGGGCTCCTCGTGACGACGGCGACGCCGCTGTACGCCGTCCCCGAGCGCGCCCGCTGGCTGCGCGACCTGCTGCTGCACCGCGCCGGGCCCGACGACGGGCACGACGGGCACGGCGACGGGCACGCCGCCGGCGCGGGCGAGCACGAGCCGCCGCGCCACGCCGCCCGCCGGCGCCGCGGCGCGGCCGGCACCGGTGACGGCGACCCGGACCGCCCCTTCGACACGCCCGTCCTGGAGGAGCCGGACGGCCGGCGGCGCCGGCGCCGCCCGGCCGAGGAGGCCCCCGAGGGCACCGCCGCCGGTGCGTCGGGTCCGGCTGCGCCCCCCAGCGCCGGTGCGCCGGGCGCGCCCGCCGTCCCCGGCGCCCGGACCGGCTCGGGCGCGACGGCGCTGCAGCCCGGTCAGCCGGCGGGGCAGCCGGCGGGGCCGCCGGCGCAGCCGGTGGGCCACGAGGCGGGGGAGGGCGTGTCCCTCGACCCGGCGCCCGCGGACCCCAGCCCGCTGCCGCAGCGGGTGGAGCAGCTGCTGCTGTCCGGCGACGTCACCTACACGCTGCCGCCCGCGGACACCCTGCGCCAGGGCTCGCCGCACAAGGCGCGCTCCGCGGCCAGCGACGGCGTCGTCGAGGCGCTCACCACGGTCCTCGAGCAGTTCGACATCGACGCGCAGGTCACCGGCTACACGCGCGGGCCGACGGTCACCCGGTACGAGGTCGAGCTCGGCCCGGCGGTCAAGGTCGAGCGGGTCACGGCGCTGAGCAAGAACATCTCGTACGCCGTCGCCAGCGCCGACGTGCGCATCCTCTCGCCGATCCCCGGCAAGTCCGCGATCGGCATCGAGATCCCCAACACCGACAAGGAGGTCGTCAGCCTCGGCGACGTCCTGCGCTCGCGGGTCGCGCGCAACGACCACCACCCGATGGTGGTGGGGCTCGGCAAGGACGTCGAGGGCGGCTTCATCTGCGCGAACCTCGCGAAGATGCCGCACCTGCTCGTGGCCGGCGCCACCGGTTCCGGCAAGTCGAGCTTCGTCAACTCGATGATCACCTCGATCCTGCTGCGGGCCACGCCCGACGAGGTGCGCATGGTCCTCGTCGACCCCAAGCGGGTGGAGCTCACCGCGTACGAGGGCGTGCCGCACCTCATCACGCCCATCATCACCAACCCCAAGAAGGCCGCCGAGGCGCTGCAGTGGGTCGTGCGCGAGATGGACATGCGCTACGACGACCTCGCGGCCTTCGGCTTCCGCCACATCGACGACTTCAACAAGGCCGTGCGCGCCGGGACCACGACGGCGCTGCCGGGCAGCGAGCGGGTGCTGCGCCCCTACCCGTACCTGCTCGTCGTCGTCGACGAGCTCGCCGACCTCATGATGGTCGCCCCGCGCGACGTCGAGGACTCCATCGTCCGCATCACCCAGCTCGCGCGCGCCGCCGGCATCCACCTCGTGCTGGCCACGCAGCGCCCGTCCGTCGACGTCGTCACCGGCCTCATCAAGGCCAACGTGCCGTCCCGGCTGGCCTTCGCCACGTCGAGCCTGTCGGACAGCCGCGTCATCCTCGACCAGCCGGGGGCGGAGAAGCTCGTCGGCCAGGGCGACGGGCTGTTCCTGCCCATGGGCGCGAGCAAGCCGATGCGCATGCAGGGCGCCTGGGTGACCGAGGCCGAGGTCGCCGAGGTCGTCAAGCACTGCAAGGAGCAGCTGCAGCCGACGTACCGCGAGGACGTCACCGCCCCCGCCGGGCCGGCCAAGGAGGTCGACGAGGAGGTCGGCGACGACATGGACCTGCTGCTGCAGGCCATCGAGCTCGTCGTGTCGACCCAGTTCGGCTCGACCTCGATGCTGCAGCGCAAGCTGCGCGTCGGCTTCGCCAAGGCGGGGCGGCTCATGGACCTCATGGAGTCGCGCGGCGTCGTCGGCCCCAGCGAGGGGTCCAAGGCCCGTGAGGTGCTCGTCACCCCGGAGGAGCTGCCGGGCCTGCTCATCGACGTCCGCGGCGGCTGA